The following DNA comes from Novosphingobium sp. PP1Y.
TCGCGGAACAGGTCGACGCCGGTCAGGTAGAAGTCGTCCGACCCCTCGATCAGCGTCGTCCACTCGCCCGGATTGTCCAGCGACGCCGTGGCGAGGCGGAAGTTCTCGTGCGTATCGTTGGCATGGATGTAGAGTACGCCCTCGCGTTCATCGACATCGTACTCCACGCCCTTGCTGCGCGGTTTGACGAGGATCTGCTCGCCGAGCGGATCCGCGGTCCGCACCAGCCGCGCCTCGCTCGTCTCGTGATCGCTGGTGCCGATGATCAGCCAGTCCTCGTTCGACGATAGCGAGGAGCCGACGCGAAAGCCGTCGTCGCTCTCGTGGTAGAGCTCCACGTCCTTGTCGAGCGGATCGCCCAGCCAGTGCAGGCGGGCATTGTCGGTGCGCCACTGTTCGTTGGCGAGCGAATAGACGAGGCCCCTGTCATCGCCGACCCAGACCAGCGAAGACAACGTGCCGGGGATCTCGTCAGGCAGCAGTTCCCCGGTCTCGAGGTTCTTGATCCGCGCGGTGAAGCGCTCCGATCCGTTGTCATCGAACGAATAGGCCAACAATCTGCCGCCCTTGCTGACCGAGATCGCGCCGAGACTGAAGTATTCCTTGCCCTCGGCCAGCGCGACTTCGTCGAGGATCAACTGGTCCTCGCCGCCGCCCACGGGCCTGCGCCACCACTTCTTGTACTCCGCGCCTTCCTCGAACTCGATCCAGTAGTGCCAGTCGCCATCCTTCTGCGGCACCGACTTGTCGGCTTCCTTGATCCGCGCGCGCATTTCCTTGAACAATGTGTCGATTGCGCCCTTGCGATCGGCCATTCGCGCCTCGAACCAGCGGTTCTCCGCCTCCAGATGCGCCAGCACTTCCTTGTCGGTGACCTGCGGATAGCCGGGGTCGCGCAGCCAGGCGTAGTCGTCGGAGACGCTCAGCCCGTGGTACGTGAAGGAATGCGGCTTCTTTGCCGCCTGGGGAGGACCTGCAACGGTCTGGGTGGAATCTGCCATTTCTCGCATCTATGTTGGCGCAATGCCCCCCGCAAGTCGGATACCGAAACCATGTTGATGAATACCCATGAAGCGCGCCTCGATGCGCTGCGCAAGGAACTCAAGTCGCGCGGCCTCGATGGCTTCGTCATCCCGATCTCCGACGAACACATGAGCGAGTACGTGGGCGCCTATGCCCAGCGCCTCGCCTGGCTGACCGGCTTCGGCGGCTCGGCCGGAACCGCAGTCGTGCTGACCGATCCCTCGCTGGAACCGGCGGCGGCCATGTTCGTCGACGGCCGCTATACCCTGCAGGTGCGCGACCAGGTCGACGGGCGCCTCTACGCTTATGAAAGCGTGCCCCAGACCAGCATCGCCAAGTGGCTGGAAACCCACGCCCCGCATGGCGCGAACATCGGCTACGACGCCTGGCTGCACGGCCAGCGCTGGGTCGATGTGGTCGACAAGGCGCTCGCGGCCAAGGGCGGCAAGGTCACTCCGGTCGAAACCAATCCGATCGATTCCATCTGGGAAGACCAGCCCGCACCATCGCCCGCCCCTGCGCTCGTCCATCCCGACGCGTTCACCGGCCAGGCGAGCGAAGCCAAGCGCGGCGCGGTTTCCGAATGGCTCGGCGAACGCCATCTCGATGCAGCGGTGATCACCGCGCTCGATTCGATCGCCTGGCTGCTCAACATTCGCGGTACCGACGTCGAGCGCACGCCGGTGGCGCTGTCCTATGTGATCGCCCATGCCGACGGCACCGCGGACCTGTTCATCGCCGAGGAGAAGGTGACGCCCGAGCTGCGCCAGCACCTTGGCAACGCCGTGCGCATCCAGCCGCGCGACCGGTTCGTCGCGGGGCTGGAAAGCCTGTCCGGCAAGCGCGTCGCCGTCGACCCCGAGCGCGCCGTCAGCGCAATCTTCGAGACGCTGCGCCTCGGCGGCGCCGAAGTGGTCGAGGAACGCGATCCCACCGTCCTGCCCAAGGCGATCAAGAACCCGGTCGAACAGCAGGGCCACCGCGACGCTCAGGCCCGCGACGGCGCCGCCGTATCGCAGTTCCTGCACTGGCTATCGCTCGAAGCCCCCAAGGGCACGGTCAGCGAAATGACGGCAGCCGACCGGTTGCAGGCCTTCCGCCAGTCCTGCGGCGACTTGCGCGACCTTTCGTTCGACACGATTTCCGGCGCCGGTCCCAACGGCGCAGTGGTGCATTACCGCGTCTCGGAAGAGACCAACCGCACGCTCGAGCCGAACAGCGTCTATCTCGTCGATTCCGGCGGCCAGTACCCGGACGGCACGACCGATATCACCCGCACCGTCTGGGTCGGCCCCGGCGAGCCCCCGGCAGAGGTAAGGGACCGCTTCACCCGCGTCCTCAAGGGCCATATCGCGCTGGCCCGCGCGGTTTTCCCGCAAGGTACCGCCGGAAGCCAGCTCGACGTGCTGGCGCGCCAGTTCCTCTGGACCGCCGGGCTCGACTATGCTCACGGCACCGGCCACGGCGTAGGCTCGTTCCTCTCGGTCCACGAAGGGCCGCAGCGCATCGCCAAGTCCGCGGGCGGCCAGGCCGGAACCGACCAGTCGCTGATGCCCGGCATGATTATCTCGAACGAGCCGGGCTACTACAAGACCGGCGAATATGGCATCCGCATCGAGAACCTCGTGCTGGTCGAACCGCGCGCAATCGACGGCGCGGAAGGCG
Coding sequences within:
- a CDS encoding aminopeptidase P family protein is translated as MLMNTHEARLDALRKELKSRGLDGFVIPISDEHMSEYVGAYAQRLAWLTGFGGSAGTAVVLTDPSLEPAAAMFVDGRYTLQVRDQVDGRLYAYESVPQTSIAKWLETHAPHGANIGYDAWLHGQRWVDVVDKALAAKGGKVTPVETNPIDSIWEDQPAPSPAPALVHPDAFTGQASEAKRGAVSEWLGERHLDAAVITALDSIAWLLNIRGTDVERTPVALSYVIAHADGTADLFIAEEKVTPELRQHLGNAVRIQPRDRFVAGLESLSGKRVAVDPERAVSAIFETLRLGGAEVVEERDPTVLPKAIKNPVEQQGHRDAQARDGAAVSQFLHWLSLEAPKGTVSEMTAADRLQAFRQSCGDLRDLSFDTISGAGPNGAVVHYRVSEETNRTLEPNSVYLVDSGGQYPDGTTDITRTVWVGPGEPPAEVRDRFTRVLKGHIALARAVFPQGTAGSQLDVLARQFLWTAGLDYAHGTGHGVGSFLSVHEGPQRIAKSAGGQAGTDQSLMPGMIISNEPGYYKTGEYGIRIENLVLVEPRAIDGAEGEFYGFETLTLVPIERRLVDRALFTRDDVAWWNAYHARVLEVVGPQLEGSAKAWLEEQCVPL